The Bradyrhizobium diazoefficiens genome contains the following window.
CTGATAGAAGCGCAGTGCATCCTTGATGCGATAGCGCGCAAAGGCGTCCACCACGAGCCGCTTCTGGTCGGAAGCAATGACTTCCTGCGACGGGTTCTCGAGGTCGAGGATCCGCTTGTCGACGTTGATTACGGAGTTCCAGGGCGCCTTGAAGTGCAGCCCGGGGTCAGTGACGACGTCCACCGGCGCGCCGAATTGCAGCACGATGGTCTGCTCGGTCTGCTGCACCGTGAACAGCGACATGTAGGCGACGATCGCGATCAGAAGGGCTGCGAGCAGCCCTACAATGCCTGTAACCGGAGACCTCATCGTGTGCCTCCGCTCGGCTGCTGGCCGGTCGTCGTAGGCCGCTTGGCCGACAATTCGCTGAGCGGCAGATAGGGCACAACGCCCTGGCCCGACGGGCCTCCGTCGTAGATCAGCTTGTCCGAGCCGCCGAGCACGCGCTCCATCGTCTCCAGGTAGATCCGTTCACGCGTCACGTCGGGCGCCTTTTTGTATTCCTCATACACCTTCAGGAAGCGCGAGCTCTGGCCCTTGGCCTCTGCAACCGCCTGCTCCTTGTAGCCTTCGGCGGCCTGCAGGATCCGCGCCGCGTTCCCGCGCGCTTCCGGCACGACCTTGTTGGCATAAGTCTGCGCTTCGTTTTGCAGCTGCTCCAGATTGGCGCGCGCGGCCTGCACATCGCGGAAGGCATCGATCACCTGCGCCGGCGGGTCGACCTTCTGCATCTGCACCTGGGTGATCTGGATGCCGGCCCCATAGCCGTCGAGCGTCTTCTGCATCAGATCCTGCACGGTGGTCTCGGTCTGCGTCCGTGCGCCGGTCAGGATCGGCTGGATGTCGGAGCGGCCGATCACCTCGCGCATCGCGCTTTCGGCGACCGCCTTCACGGTTCCTTCGGGATTCTGGATATTGAACAGGAAGTTGCCGACGCCGTTCGGCTTGATGCGCCACAGCACGGTAAAGTCGACATCGACGATGTTCTCGTCGCCGGTCAGCATCAGGCTCTCTTCCGGCACGTCACGGACGGACCGGCCGCGCCGGGCCGGATCGTCGATCAGCGTCATGCCGATGGAAATGGTGGACACGCGCAGCGCCTTCGGCAGCAGTACCGTCTCGATCGGATAGGGCAGATGATAGTTCAGGCCCGGGTCCACGGTCCGTACGTGCTTGCCGAAGCGCAACACGACGCCCTGTTCTTCGGACTGCACGCGGAAGAAGCCGGACAGCAGCCAGAGCGCGACGATGATCAGCAGGATCAGCGTGATGCCGATGCCGGAGAAATAGCCACCCGGCATGATCTGCTGAAGCCGGTCCTGACCGCGCCGCAGAAGGTCTTCCAGATCCGGCGGCCTCGGCCCGACCGGTTGCGGGCCTGAGCCCCATGGTCCCTTCGGACCCGAGCCCCACGGGCCACCGCCCTGATTCTTCCACGGCATTCGACGCTCTCCTCGGCAGACCGGGACTAGAACTTAAGCCGGCCCGCATTGTCCGGTCCGGCTTTATAGGGGACCGGCAGGTCCCTTACAACGCAGCCCTGACCGTCCCACGAGCTATGCTCGGGGACGGAAAAGTCAATGTAAACATTGGCGAATGCAGTTAATGGGACGGCCGCCGGCGATATGTCACATAGGAGAAGTCGGCGCTGTCGTCAGGGCCGGCAGGATAGCGGACGCGGCTCGTTTCGTCCCACCCGGCCCTGTCGATCTCGAAATGCGTGTCGCCGTCGGGCCGCGCATGCACTTCCGTGATCTCGAGGCGGTCGGCGCGATCGAGCCATTGCCGGTAGATTTCGGCACCGCCGATCACCGCGATCTCGGCGACCGAACGCCGCAGGGCGTCGCCACGCGCGACTGCGCCTGCCTCCGCCGCCGACGTCGTGACGACAGCGCCGGCGGCGCGATAGTCAGCATCGCGTGTGATCACGATGTTGGTGCGACCGGGCAGCGGCCGGCGCCCAGGCAATGATTCAAAGGTCTTGCGGCCCATGATCACGGGCCTACCGATGGTGAGCGCCTTGAAGCGCTGCATGTCGGACTTCAGCCGCCACGGAATTGCGCCCCCGGCACCGATGACGCCGTTCTCCGCAGTCGCTACGACGAAGACAATCTCCATCAGGGCGCGCTCCCTGCAAGCCGCATCAGCGCCGGCCCGCTGACGCGGCACAGCGTCCAGTCGTCCATCATTACGGCGCCGAGCGATTTGTAGAACGCGATCGACGGCGCGTTCCAGTCGAGCACCGACCATTGCAGGCGCGACCAGCCGTTCTCGACGCATTCCTTCGCGAGATAGACCAGCAGCGCCTTGCCGAGACCTTTACCGCGATACGATGGCCGCACATACAAATCTTCGAGATAAATGCCGTAGCGGCCGCTGAATGTGGAGAAATTGAGGAACCACACTGCAAAGCCGACCGGCTCGCCGTTCCACTCGGCGATCGCGCAAAACAGCCGCGGATCGTCGCCGAACAAGGCTTCGGCGATCATCGCCTCGGTCGCCTCGACCTCATGCGAGAGCTTTTCATACTCGGCGAGTTCGCGGACGAAGGAAAGAACGAGCCCGGCTTCGCCAGGACGCGCGCGGCGAATGTTCAATGACATCGGTGCTAGACCGCGACCGTTGCCTTGATGTGCGGATGCGGATCGTAGCCGACGAGCTCGAAATCCTCGTAGCGGAAGGAGAAGATGTCCTTCACGTCCGGACTGATCCGCATCACCGGCAGCGCGCGCGGCGCGCGCGTGAGCTGAAGCCGGGCCTGCTCCAGGTGGTTGGAGTAGAGATGGGTGTCGCCGAACGAATGCACGAAGTCGCCGGGCTTCAGGCCCGTGACCTGCGCCACCATCATGGTGAGCAGCGCGTAGGAGGCGATGTTGAAGGGCACGCCGAGGAATACGTCGGCCGAACGCTGATAGAGCTGGCACGACAGCTTGCCGTTGGCGACGTAGAACTGGAACAGGCAGTGACAGGGCGGCAGCGCCATCTTGTCGACCTCGGCCGGATTCCAGGCCGAGACGATCAGGCGGCGCGAATCCGGGTTGCGCTTGATCATGTCGACCACGTTGGCGATCTGGTCGATGCTGCGTCCATCGGGCGCGGGCCAGGAGCGCCATTGATGGCCGTAGACCGGGCCGAGATCACCATTGGCATCGGCCCACTCGTCCCAGATGGTGACGCCGTTGTCCTTGAGATACTTGATGTTGGTGTCGCCCTTCAGGAACCACAAAAGTTCATGCACGATCGCCTTCAGCGGCAGCCGCTTGGTGGTCAGCATCGGAAAGCCGGCGGACAGATTGAAGCGCATCTGATGACCGAACACCGACAGCGTGCCCGTGCCGGTCCGGTCGGTCTTCTCGGCGCCATCTGATAGAATCCGCTCGAGCAGGTCCTGATATTGGTGCATGTGCCATGAGCCTTTGGGGGGCGTCTGCCTTTTGGGGAGGCAGCCAACTTATCGGCAGCCCCCGCCCTGCAACAGCCGCGATTCGTCGTCTGCACAGATTATACCCTCAAAGTGAGGGCTCCCGGCCGAAACGACAAGGGGCGGAACTCAGTGTCCCGCCCCTCATCTATCAGCTTGAAAGTGCTGGTTAAGTCGCCGACGCGGGGCGCGACGCGATCAGCTCTCGGATTCCGTGAACACCTCGTCGCGTTTGGAGCGCAGCATGGGCAGCAGCGTGAGCACCAGAAGGAATGCAGCAATCGCGAGCAACACGGCCGACAGCGGACGCGTCAGGAACACGCTCCAGTCGCCGCGCGAGATCAGCAGCGCACGGCGCAGGTTCTCTTCCATCAGCGGCCCCAGCACCATGCCGAGCAGCAGCGGTGCCGGCTCGAAATCGTGCTTGATCAGCCAGTAGCCGACCAGACCGAAGACGCCAGCGAGGATGACGTCAACCGGCGCGTTGTTCACCGAGTAGATACCGATCGCGCAGAAGATCACGATCGAGGGGAACATCAGCCGGTACGGCACGCGCAACAGACGCACCCAGATTCCGACCAGCGGCAGGTTGATGATGATCAGCATCAGGTTGCCGATCCACATCGAGGCGATCATGCCCCAGACGAGGTCCGGCTGCTTCTGCATGACCTGCGGGCCCGGCACGATTCCGTGAATGGTCATCGCCCCCACCATCAGCGCCATCACCGCGTTCGGCGGGATGCCGAGCGTCAAGAGCGGGATGAAGGAGGTCTGCGCCGCCGCGTTGTTGGCGCTTTCCGGGGCCGCCACGCCCTCGATCGCACCGCGGCCGAACCGCGACGGATCCTTGGCGAGCTTTTTCTCGAGCGTGTAGGCCGCGAACGACGCGATCACCGCGCCGCCGCCGGGCAGGATGCCGAGGATCGAGCCGAGCACGGTGCCGCGCAGGATCGCAGGCGTCGAGTCGATCAGATCCTTTTTGGTCGGCATCAGGCCGGTGATCTTCTGCTGCACGAGATCGCGGTTCATCTCGGCGCCGGCGTCGAGATTGCGGATGATCTCCGCGAAGCCGAACACGCCCATCGCCACCGTCGCAAAGCCGAGACCGTCGGCAAGCTCCGGAATGTTGAAGGCCATGCGCGAGGCGCCGGTCTCGATGTCCGAGCCGACCATCGACAGCAACAGGCCGAACACGATCATCGCGATCGCCTTCAGCACCGAGCCCTTGGCGAGCACGACCGCGAAGATCAGGCCGAGCACCATCAGCGAGAAGTACTCCGCCGGGCCGAACGCGAGCGCGAGCTTGGTCAGGGGCGCACCGAGCACGGCGATGAGCACGGTCGCAACGCAGCCGGCGAAGAACGAGCCGATCGCCGCGATCGCCAGCGCCGGGCCGGCACGGCCCTGCTTGGCCATGGCGTGGCCATCGATGGCGGTGACCACCGACGTCGCTTCACCGGGAATGTTGACCAGGATCGAGGTGGTCGAGCCGCCATACTGGGCGCCGTAATAGATGCCGGCGAGCATGATCAGCGCACCGACCGGCGGCAGTCCGAAGGTGATCGGCAGCAGCATCGCGACGGTCGCAATGGTGCCGATGCCCGGCAGCACGCCGACCAGCGTGCCGACGAGCGCGCCGATCAGGCACATCAGAAGGTTGATCGGAGAAAGCGCGACGGCAAAACCGTGAGCGAGGTTGGCAAAGATATCCATGACAGCCTCACTGGACCAGGAAGCGCGGGAACATCGGCATCGGCAGCCCGAGCACGTAGGGGAAGAGAAGTGCGCAGCCGAGCGTCAGGCAAGCGCCGACGATGATCGTTTCGATCCACCGCGTTTCATGCGTTCCCATCGCCGCAATCAGGAAGCTCGTGAACGCCGAAACCACGACCCCGAGCGGACGGATCGCCAAGGCGAAGAAAACGATCGAGACCATCACGAACAGCGGCCCGCGCCAGGCGTAGTGCGCCATCGCCGGTCCATCCGCCAACAGCCCCGTCAAAGCAATGCCGGCGCCAAGCGCGACGAGGAGCCCGCCAAACATCCGCGGCGCGGTGCCCGCGCCAAAGGAGAAGCCGCGCATCCCCTGCAGATCGCTGGAGGCCCACAGCGCGAACAAGGCGAGCGCCATCAGAACGATTCCGCCGACATAGTCTTGTGCCGATCTGATCGTCATGAAAACCGTAAGGATCGCCACCGCAAACAGCGGATACGAATAGATCAGCGCCAGCAGCACATCGGATGACGCCTTCTTGGTGTCACCGCTGACCGCTCCGAGCAATGCACCGGGAGCCCCGGCAACCAGCGC
Protein-coding sequences here:
- the hflK gene encoding FtsH protease activity modulator HflK codes for the protein MPWKNQGGGPWGSGPKGPWGSGPQPVGPRPPDLEDLLRRGQDRLQQIMPGGYFSGIGITLILLIIVALWLLSGFFRVQSEEQGVVLRFGKHVRTVDPGLNYHLPYPIETVLLPKALRVSTISIGMTLIDDPARRGRSVRDVPEESLMLTGDENIVDVDFTVLWRIKPNGVGNFLFNIQNPEGTVKAVAESAMREVIGRSDIQPILTGARTQTETTVQDLMQKTLDGYGAGIQITQVQMQKVDPPAQVIDAFRDVQAARANLEQLQNEAQTYANKVVPEARGNAARILQAAEGYKEQAVAEAKGQSSRFLKVYEEYKKAPDVTRERIYLETMERVLGGSDKLIYDGGPSGQGVVPYLPLSELSAKRPTTTGQQPSGGTR
- a CDS encoding dihydrofolate reductase codes for the protein MEIVFVVATAENGVIGAGGAIPWRLKSDMQRFKALTIGRPVIMGRKTFESLPGRRPLPGRTNIVITRDADYRAAGAVVTTSAAEAGAVARGDALRRSVAEIAVIGGAEIYRQWLDRADRLEITEVHARPDGDTHFEIDRAGWDETSRVRYPAGPDDSADFSYVTYRRRPSH
- a CDS encoding GNAT family N-acetyltransferase, yielding MSLNIRRARPGEAGLVLSFVRELAEYEKLSHEVEATEAMIAEALFGDDPRLFCAIAEWNGEPVGFAVWFLNFSTFSGRYGIYLEDLYVRPSYRGKGLGKALLVYLAKECVENGWSRLQWSVLDWNAPSIAFYKSLGAVMMDDWTLCRVSGPALMRLAGSAP
- a CDS encoding thymidylate synthase, which produces MHQYQDLLERILSDGAEKTDRTGTGTLSVFGHQMRFNLSAGFPMLTTKRLPLKAIVHELLWFLKGDTNIKYLKDNGVTIWDEWADANGDLGPVYGHQWRSWPAPDGRSIDQIANVVDMIKRNPDSRRLIVSAWNPAEVDKMALPPCHCLFQFYVANGKLSCQLYQRSADVFLGVPFNIASYALLTMMVAQVTGLKPGDFVHSFGDTHLYSNHLEQARLQLTRAPRALPVMRISPDVKDIFSFRYEDFELVGYDPHPHIKATVAV
- a CDS encoding tripartite tricarboxylate transporter permease yields the protein MDIFANLAHGFAVALSPINLLMCLIGALVGTLVGVLPGIGTIATVAMLLPITFGLPPVGALIMLAGIYYGAQYGGSTTSILVNIPGEATSVVTAIDGHAMAKQGRAGPALAIAAIGSFFAGCVATVLIAVLGAPLTKLALAFGPAEYFSLMVLGLIFAVVLAKGSVLKAIAMIVFGLLLSMVGSDIETGASRMAFNIPELADGLGFATVAMGVFGFAEIIRNLDAGAEMNRDLVQQKITGLMPTKKDLIDSTPAILRGTVLGSILGILPGGGAVIASFAAYTLEKKLAKDPSRFGRGAIEGVAAPESANNAAAQTSFIPLLTLGIPPNAVMALMVGAMTIHGIVPGPQVMQKQPDLVWGMIASMWIGNLMLIIINLPLVGIWVRLLRVPYRLMFPSIVIFCAIGIYSVNNAPVDVILAGVFGLVGYWLIKHDFEPAPLLLGMVLGPLMEENLRRALLISRGDWSVFLTRPLSAVLLAIAAFLLVLTLLPMLRSKRDEVFTESES
- a CDS encoding tripartite tricarboxylate transporter TctB family protein; this translates as MADTMGHSATATRNTSVAIGFCLLALAPQIFEFIWSIGTIFGWGAGRGPATVVISHATALVAGAPGALLGAVSGDTKKASSDVLLALIYSYPLFAVAILTVFMTIRSAQDYVGGIVLMALALFALWASSDLQGMRGFSFGAGTAPRMFGGLLVALGAGIALTGLLADGPAMAHYAWRGPLFVMVSIVFFALAIRPLGVVVSAFTSFLIAAMGTHETRWIETIIVGACLTLGCALLFPYVLGLPMPMFPRFLVQ